One part of the Paenibacillus sp. genome encodes these proteins:
- a CDS encoding glycosyltransferase → MKRIAFVRLRYLPRSETFIYNELKRIRTVKPIVFARKKMFLKRFPFSRIRSLPRRPSHIARLFKRKNIKLIHARFGNAGVKLVPVKRKLGIPMITSFHGFDLPEKRDRRNSYHRQLPRLFKYGDKFTVPSRHMKRKLIRWGCPSKKIKIMYSGIDVSRFAYVEREPRTENVLLMGVGRLHKKKGFRYLVKAFKLVHDAHPSARLVIVGDGDERDKLKKLIRKLRLGPYVKLKGYVPHDRMTELLREADLFCLPSLTTKEGNQEGIPNAIKEAMATGMAVVSTKHGGIPELVADGEEGLLVPERDAAKLAEAISTLIEQPELRLAMGKKGRAKIERYFDAAKQVQRLESIYQRLL, encoded by the coding sequence ATGAAACGGATCGCTTTCGTCCGGCTCCGGTATCTGCCCCGGTCGGAAACGTTCATTTACAACGAGCTGAAGCGGATCCGAACGGTAAAGCCCATCGTGTTCGCGCGCAAAAAAATGTTTCTGAAGCGGTTCCCGTTCTCGCGGATCCGCTCGCTGCCGCGGCGGCCGTCGCACATCGCGCGGCTGTTCAAGAGAAAAAATATCAAGCTGATTCACGCCCGCTTCGGCAACGCCGGCGTCAAGCTGGTGCCGGTCAAGCGAAAGCTCGGCATTCCGATGATCACGTCGTTCCACGGATTCGATCTGCCCGAGAAGCGGGACCGCCGCAATTCGTACCATCGGCAGCTGCCGAGGCTGTTCAAGTACGGCGACAAGTTCACGGTGCCGTCCCGGCATATGAAGCGCAAGCTGATTCGCTGGGGCTGCCCGAGCAAAAAGATCAAAATCATGTACAGCGGCATCGACGTCTCCCGCTTTGCGTACGTAGAGCGCGAGCCGCGGACCGAGAACGTCCTGCTGATGGGCGTCGGCCGGCTTCATAAGAAGAAGGGCTTCCGGTATTTAGTGAAGGCGTTCAAACTCGTGCACGATGCTCATCCGTCGGCCCGGCTCGTCATCGTCGGAGACGGCGACGAGCGCGATAAGCTGAAGAAGCTCATCCGCAAGCTGCGGCTGGGACCGTACGTCAAGCTGAAGGGATACGTGCCGCATGACCGAATGACGGAGCTGCTCCGCGAGGCCGACCTGTTCTGCCTGCCGAGCTTGACGACGAAGGAAGGCAATCAGGAAGGCATCCCGAACGCGATCAAGGAAGCGATGGCGACGGGCATGGCGGTCGTGTCCACGAAGCACGGCGGCATTCCCGAGCTGGTGGCCGACGGCGAAGAGGGGCTGCTCGTGCCGGAGCGGGACGCGGCGAAGCTCGCGGAAGCGATTTCCACGCTGATCGAACAGCCGGAGCTGCGCCTCGCCATGGGGAAGAAGGGGCGCGCGAAAATCGAACGGTACTTCGACGCGGCGAAGCAAGTGCAGCGGCTGGAGTCCATTTATCAACGACTGCTGTGA
- a CDS encoding glycosyltransferase family 2 protein translates to MATETEEREAPEPAERAEPLVTVVIPTYNRAKFIRRGIESVLAQTTPHWKLLIVDDGSKDNTDKVVGQYLHDPRIRYVKLSKNRGVSYTLNHALSLVDTPYFSQLDADDWYERDTLERCLRKMEKGGRKIGVVYGDEKVWKAKKRGKLKLLCKKKKRQIRGKYDFITYHPMIYPRFYRTEALRKVGGWSTKVPQGGRYAEDRQILLKLAGRYKFKAVRKTIYNRLNHKSNNSRAKNRDKYAKVTRHLYTEALKRWGDKYKPKFVRVGGRLKVGRLIRK, encoded by the coding sequence TTGGCAACGGAAACGGAGGAGCGCGAAGCGCCGGAACCGGCGGAACGCGCGGAGCCTTTGGTCACCGTCGTCATACCGACGTACAATCGCGCCAAATTTATCCGACGGGGCATCGAAAGCGTTCTGGCGCAAACGACGCCGCATTGGAAGCTGCTGATCGTCGATGACGGCTCCAAGGACAATACGGACAAGGTCGTCGGGCAATATTTGCACGATCCCCGCATCCGCTACGTGAAACTGTCGAAAAACCGCGGGGTGTCTTACACGCTGAATCATGCGCTGTCGCTCGTGGATACGCCGTATTTTTCGCAGCTGGACGCGGACGATTGGTATGAGCGCGACACGCTGGAACGGTGTCTCCGCAAGATGGAGAAGGGCGGCCGCAAAATCGGGGTCGTCTACGGCGACGAAAAGGTGTGGAAGGCGAAGAAGCGCGGCAAGCTCAAGCTGCTGTGCAAGAAGAAAAAACGCCAAATTCGCGGCAAATACGATTTCATCACGTACCACCCGATGATTTATCCTCGGTTTTACCGGACGGAGGCGCTGCGCAAAGTCGGCGGCTGGTCGACGAAGGTGCCGCAGGGAGGCCGGTACGCGGAGGATCGGCAAATTTTGCTGAAGCTCGCGGGCCGGTACAAGTTCAAGGCGGTGCGCAAAACGATTTACAACCGACTCAACCACAAGAGCAACAATTCTCGCGCCAAAAACCGCGACAAGTACGCTAAGGTGACGCGCCACTTGTACACCGAAGCGCTGAAGCGGTGGGGCGACAAATATAAACCGAAATTCGTCCGGGTCGGCGGGCGCCTGAAGGTCGGCCGCCTGATTCGGAAATGA
- a CDS encoding GT-D fold domain-containing glycosyltransferase, producing the protein MDEPREEGWLSTQDVIDRIREAMDAKAPLSVVRVGDGENICLAQYKVWSIKKTLATRWAKLSRTTNWKGVRLPNVELRDRLIESIKAADIVGIPYKKDKEILAKKRTLRPLTDRCFERYDIRPKALCHTFVNRHMVEHREFWEMLRGRKVVVISRWAGDLKKWVADRYGEFGITFGKPIRIDRYEEIPKVLRRMENVECDIVLISAGVNAVILADRLAREQGRVAVDFGKSAVFMIKGVRKVRPWKPSSRDARRAAAAEGGMQG; encoded by the coding sequence ATGGACGAACCGCGAGAAGAAGGGTGGCTGTCGACGCAGGACGTCATCGACCGGATTCGGGAGGCGATGGACGCGAAGGCGCCGCTCTCGGTCGTCCGGGTCGGCGACGGCGAGAACATTTGCCTGGCGCAGTATAAAGTCTGGTCGATCAAAAAGACGCTCGCCACCCGTTGGGCGAAGCTGTCCCGTACGACGAATTGGAAAGGAGTGCGGCTGCCGAACGTCGAACTGCGGGACCGGTTGATCGAATCGATCAAAGCGGCGGACATCGTCGGCATTCCGTACAAGAAAGACAAAGAGATTCTCGCGAAGAAGCGGACGCTGCGGCCGCTCACGGACCGCTGCTTCGAGCGATACGACATTCGCCCGAAGGCGCTGTGCCATACGTTCGTCAACCGGCATATGGTCGAGCACCGCGAGTTTTGGGAAATGCTGCGCGGCCGCAAGGTCGTCGTCATTTCCAGATGGGCGGGCGATTTAAAGAAATGGGTGGCGGACCGGTACGGCGAGTTCGGCATTACGTTCGGCAAGCCGATCCGCATCGACCGGTATGAGGAAATTCCGAAGGTGCTTCGCCGGATGGAGAACGTCGAATGCGACATCGTGCTCATCTCCGCGGGGGTCAACGCGGTTATCCTGGCCGACCGGCTCGCGCGGGAGCAAGGGCGGGTCGCGGTAGACTTCGGCAAATCGGCGGTATTTATGATCAAAGGCGTCCGGAAGGTGCGCCCGTGGAAGCCGTCCTCTCGGGACGCCCGGCGCGCCGCGGCGGCAGAGGGGGGAATGCAGGGATGA